The Borrelia hispanica CRI genomic interval ACTTATTTGTTTGATATTAAAAATAAAATAGATTTAAAATTTTATGCTGACTTTAATAATCGACAAATTACTTTTGAAGATATTTTGTATCTTAATACTGTTGAATATAATCCCTTAGATAAAAATTATAATTTAATAGAGAAAGATAAAAAAGGTGAGCATTCAATTATTCATAAGACCACTTTAAATCTGTTACCTTTCATGATGTATCCTAATTTTTCTCGTAGTAGTATTAAATTTGAAAATAAAATTACTCTTTATTCATTTGATAAAAAGTATGATGTAGATTCTAAAATTTTAACCGGCAAGAGTAATACTGTTTTTTTAAAAAGTCCTGAAACATTTTATCAAGATTTTAATTTTGATTTGATTTATGATTATAAATTCTTTACTACTAGTTTTTCAAGTGTACTGAAAAATACTTTTGAAAGCATATATGCTTCTTCTGAATTTAAATTTTCTCTAGAATTTCCTTATTTGTTACAAGAAGTGGGTATTGGTGTTAAATATGATAAAAAATTTAAAGAAGACACTAAAAAAACTTTATTTTCAAAAAAGACATTTATTAATTCAATACCCTTAAAACCTATATATCCATATAAGCATTTAAAGATGAATCCTGCTTTATATTATAAGTTGGAACCAAGATATTTAGATTATTTAAAATTTTCTTTTTTAATTGCTTATGATCCTTTAATTAATGGATTATCTGAACTTTCGTTAAAGGTGGATGCTTATGATTTTAAATTTGCATTTGAAATGAAAAATGATTTTGAGTATAAATATGATAAATCACTTGGTGATTTTGCAAAAGTGGATTCTATGGCTAAGCTTGTTCCGTATTCTTTAAGTGCTCAGTATAAAAAAGATTTATATGAATTTAAATTTTTTGATGAAAAATTTTCAATTGGCTTTGGAACAGATGTTGGATGGAAAATGAATTTGCAAAAATTTGTTGATAATGAATTTTGGGCTGAGTTTACTTTAAAGTTTAAGTATACTAAATTTTTTGAATTGGATATTGCAACTCGTTCTATTAATACAAAAACTTTTAGATATTTTGGGGGATATATGAATCAAATTGATCTTGCAACAGTCAATTTTTTAGAAGATGTTTTTAAGTCATTTAATTTTTTTAATATTCAGGATAGAAAAGATTCATTATTTAAGATTAAAAAAATTAGTACAAGTTTTAAATTTAATTTTTATGATTGGAAATTTGTTGGTGAATATAGTTTAAGTCCAGATATTTTAAAGCATGATAATAATCGGTATTCTTCAATTTGGAGAAATACTTTTTCAATTTATATTTCTTGGAATTTCTTTGAGCCTGTTAAGTCATCGTTTGAGAGTAATTCAAGTACTAACTATGAACTTTTAATTAATAGAAAGTCTAATAAACAAGATAGAATTTTTTAGATCTAATGTTATATCTATTGTGATTTGTTGAAAGTAGTCATTTGTAAGTCTATTTTTATTTTGATTTTATATAAAAAATATAATCAGTATTGTTATTTGAGTTGAATTATTCAATATCAATATATATATATATATATATATATTGATATTGTTTTTTAAGTTAAGTATTACTTTATCTTTTATGAAAGCCAAGATCTGCAATATTATTGTTACCTGATATCAATACTATTTGTCCTCCGCTGTTTTCAAATATATTTCTTAATTTGATAACATTTTGAATTAATTTGATAGTGTTTTTATTTAAGTTTTTATTGTAAAAACCTTTAGACCAATAATCGATGACAAGCTTACTATCTCCAAATATGTTTTTTGTATTTTCTTGTAATGCTATTTTAAGGGCAATGTATAGTCCTAAAAGTTCACCATAATTATTACTAATTCCGTTAAAATTTTTGACATAGTGATTATTGTAATCGTTAATAAAGTCTTGTTTTACTACTTTGTCTATTATTGATATTCCTTTTTCATTTACGACTCTAACTTCTACTCCTTGTCCTCTGCCTGTGCCGGAGTCGAAATATATGCCTTTTGGATGACAAGTATTAATTTCCCCATTTTTTAAGAGCCATTTATTTGCTTCTTCTTTTGTTTTAAAACTTTTTATTTTATTTTTTTGTCCTATAATTTTTTTTTTGCATTCTTCCCAAGATGTAAATATGAATTTTTCGTTTTTGTCGTTTAATATGCATGCATAGTATTTTTTCATGTTAATTTAACTCCCTAAGCACCAGATGTTAGTTATATTACAAGACTTACCAAATTTTTTTTCATTTGCATTTTGTGTTTCTATGGATTCTTTTATTTCTTTGCTATATCCAATAAATTTTTCTCTAAGAGTTGGCTTGATGATTCTATTTGGTAAGGTGCTGGGAAATATGCCTGCTATTGTATATGACATATAAAAATCATAGGCAGCTGCATTTATGTCTCCAGGGGTTATTATTCCAGATATTTCATAATTTCGTGAAATATTAAGACCTGCTATTCTGTATATTCTATCAACTACTAAGGAACAGTAAGTTTTATGGTGGATATCCTCAAGATTAATTGAATCAGTCCACATATTAGAAGACAAAAGGGGAACCATATATCCAAAATTATTGTCAATATATCTATTTCTAGCAAAATTCATTGCTTTTTGAATAATTCTTTTATTTGTTATGGGTGAAAATATTTTTAGTATTCTTGACTGTATATAGGTTGAGAGTTTTTCATATCCCGATCCTTGGACAGAAGCTGTATCAAATTTAATTTGATTACTTGTAATTACTGATTTTATATCAAAGCTATCTTTTCCTTCAAATGCAATTTTTTTTGTATTATCATATTTTTCAGCATCAAATACTCCTGTGTGTTGCCAAAAGTAAAAGAAGTCAGTCCAGTCTATTTTTGGTTTTATTAATAATATGTCTCCATGTGATAAAATAGATCTTAATTTTTGAGGTGTAATTTCCATACCTGTTTCTGGATCTATAATATTTTTCATAGAGTCTAGTTTTTGTTGTGATTTTATTGAATCATATAGGTTATTGTGTTCATCAACAATTGTTTGTTTTAGTAGCATTTTTTTTATTGTATTATTGTTGATTTGCAGATGAATCATGAAGTTTTTAAAATATTTTTTGTCTTTGATTTTTAATAGTTGATTTGCTATTATGTGTGGGGATATGTATTCAGTTCCATTTATTATGTCTTTGTTTATGGTATAGTTTCTTGCGTTTTCCTGAGGAAAAAATGAATCAATATTATTGATAGGTATATATCCCATGTTGTTTTCATAAAATATTTGTTCTAATTCTGTTAAAATTTCTTTTTCTAAATACATTTGTGTTTCTGTTAATTCTGCAAAATTTTTGTTTATTAAACTTATTTGTTCTATATCAGATTTTTTCTTGAAGCTTGTGTTAATTTTGATGGTTAGGTATCCATTGATATTGCTTTGTTGGAGAAATTTATTCCATTCTTGTGAATTATTTAGATGTTTTTGATAAGCTAGTAAATAATTTTGTATTTCTTTGATTTTTTGTGGACTTATTTTTAAATCGATTGCTAATATTTTTAATAAATTGGGATCATTTGCATATTGTAATAATTTATCTATTAGATGTGATGGTATGTGATATGTGGTATGTGTATTATTTGTTATGAGAGTATGAGTGGGTGGAGCATTATGGGTTAAATAAATGGTATTTGAGCCATTGTTTATTTGGTTATCTGTAGTAAATAAGGCACAGGAGTATATGAGATAAAGACTTATTAGTTGAAATGTGCATATAAGATTTTTCATGTCAATATATTATCGTATTTATTTTATTATATTTCAATTTTGAATATTATGTTTATTGTTTTTTATAAGTTTTAATTATATTGATTTTTTGTTGCTTAAGTTTTATTATGTTAAGTATATATATATTAGAAATATGCTATATTTAAAATTTTTTTAAACTTTTTATAAAAACAGGGGTTTTTATTATGCAGTATTTAAAACCAATAAATGTATTTTCAGAAATAGGTCGTTTAAAAAAGGTGTTGCTACATAGACCGGGTCAAGAATTGGAAAATTTGACTCCTTCAATAATGAAGAGATTGTTGTTTGATGACATTCCTTATCTCAATGTGGCTATACAAGAACATGATGCTTTTGCGGATACTTTAAGAGGTCATGGAGTTGAGGTTGTTTATATTGAAGATTTGATTAGGGAGACTCTTTCTTATGATGATAGTATAAAAGAACAATTCATATCTCAGTTTATTTTGGAGGCAGGGATTAGGACTGAAAATAAAACTAGAGCTTTGAAAGACTATTTTTGTAATATGTCTGTTAATGATATGATTTCAAATATGATAGCTGGTGTGACGAGAGATGATCTGAAAAATTATAAATCTGATTCTCTAAATTATTTAGTAAATAGTGAATATCCTTTGATTATTGATCCCATGCCCAATATACTTTTTACAAGGGATCCTTTTGCAAGTATTGGACATGGTGTGACAATAAATAGGATGTCTACTAAGACTAGACATAGAGAAACAATATTTGCAGAATATATTTTTAAGTACCATCCTATTTATAAAGACAATGTTCCTATATGGTATAATAGGGATGAGGATACTACTTTAGAAGGTGGAGATGAATTAGTTTTAAGTCGAGATGTTTTAGCTATTGGTGTTTCTGAGAGGACCGAGTCTGAGTCTGTTGAAAAAGTGGCACGAAAACTTTTTGAGCAAAAAACATCATTTAATACAATTTTGGCTTTTCAAATTCCACAGAGTAGAGCCTATATGCATTTGGATACTGTTTTTACTCAAATTGATCATACTACTTTTACAAGTTTTATTAGTGATGATATGAAATTTACAATTTACGCTTTAACTTATGATGTGAGTTCTGGCAGTATTAAAGTTAAGAGCGAAAAGGCAAAATTGGAAGATATTTTAGGTTTTTATCTTGGATGTAAGGTTAATATAATAAAGTGTGCTGGGGGAGATTTAATTCATGGAGCACGAGAACAATGGAATGATGGTGCTAATACTTTAGCAATAGCACCTGGAGAAGTAATAGTTTATTCTAGAAATCATATGACTAATAAATTACTTGAAGAATTTGGAATTAAGGTTTATCAAATTCCTTCTAGTGAACTTTCACGAGGAAGGGGTGGACCAAGATGTATGTCCATGCCTTTGATAAGAGAAGATATTTAGTTAAGGGAGAAAATGTTTATGTATAATTTACAAGATAGTTTGCGCAATAGAAGTTTTTTAAGGCTTTTAGATTTTACTCAAGATGATATTAAATATTTGCTTGATTTGTCTCATAAATTGAAAAAAGTTAAACAATCAGGAGTTGAAGAACAAAAACTTAAGGGTAAAAATATAGTTATAATTTTTGAAAAGGATTCAACAAGAACAAGATGTGCTTTTGAAGTTGCTGCCTATGATCAAGGAGCTCATGTGACTTATTTGGGGCCAACAGGAAGTCAGATAGGAAAAAAAGAATCTATAGCTGATACTGCAAGGGTATTGGGAAGAATGTATGATGCTATTGAATTTAGAGGATTTTCGCAAGAAGCGGTTGAGGATTTAGCTAGATATTCTAATGTGCCAGTTTATAATGGATTAACAGATATTGCTCATCCAACGCAAATACTTGCTGATTTTATGACTATTGAAGAACATAAAGGATGTTTGAAAGGTTTAAAGATGGTATTTTGTGGTGATGGTAGAAATAACATGGCTAATTCTTTAATGGAAGGATGTTCTATTATGGGAATGGACTTTAGGATCTTTGCACCAACAGAACTCTTCCCAGATCCAGAGTTGGTAGCCAAAACAAAATTGATTGCTGATAAGAGTGGGGGTAGTATTATTATTTCTAGTTCTATTGAAGAGACAGTTAGAGATGTTGATGTTGTTTATACTGATGTATGGGTATCTATGGGTGAGACTAATTGGGATGAGCGAATTAAATTATTAAGACCATATCAAGTCAATAGTGAACTTATGCAGTTGGCAAAGAAGGATGCAATCTTTATGCATTGTTTACCAGCTTTTCATGATTTAAATACGGTAGTTGGTAGAGAAGTTTTTGAAAAATATGGACTTAAAGGTATTGAGGTTACTCATGATGTTTTTGAGAGTGATCGATCTGTTGTTTTTGATGAGGCTGAAAATAGGTTGCATACTATTAAAGCCGTCATGGTTGGTACTTTGGGATAAATTGGTTATAAATTTTATTATCAAAATGTAAATATGTATTAGGAGAGATAAAATGGTTCAAAAAAATAAAATGCCAAGTAGTTTTACGATAGTATTTGCTTTAATAGTGTTTATGACAATATTAACTTATATAGTTCCTGCAGGTGAATTTCATAAAGAAAATAGAGAAGTGAATGGTAATTTGCAAGAAGTTGTTGTGGCTGGGACTTATCATGCAGTAGACAGAGCATCTAGGGGATTTTGGGATGGCATTTTTATTATTTTAACAGCAATGGCTAAAGGAATGGAACATGCTGTTGAAGTTATTGTATTTGTTTTAATTGTTGGTGGAGCTTATGGAATTATTTTAGGGACGGGAGCGGTTGATGCAGGAATAGCCGCAGCAATTAAGAAAATGGGAAATAAGGATAGACTTTTGATACCCTTGATGATGTTTATTTTTTCCATAGGCGGAACTACAACGGGGATGTATGAAGAAACACTACCATTTTATCTAATTATGATCCCACTGGTAATAGCTTTAGGTTATGATAGTGTTGTAGCTGTTGCAATTATTGGACTAGGGGCTGGTGTTGGAACTATGGCATCTACTATTAATCCATTTGCTACGGGGATAGCATCAGCGATAGCTGGTATTGAAATAAAGGACGGTTTTTATTTTCGTATTGTTTTATACATAGTTTCTGTTTTTGTAGCTATAGCATATGTATTGATATATGCAATTAGAGTTAAGAATGATCCTAAAAGATCTATAGTATATTCTCAAAGGGAAGAGAATTATAATCTATTTGTTAAAGGTAGGAGTGATGATAAGAGTGATAGTATGCCAGAATTTACAAATAGACGGAAAATGGTATTAGTATTGTATGGAATAATGGTTGTATTTTTAATATATAGTATTTTAGAGCTTGGTTGGTGGATGCAAGAGATGACAATGTTATATCTTGGTACAGCGATTCTATCTGCGTTTATATGTAAAATGAATGAATCTAAAATGTGGGATACCTTTGTAGAGGGAGCTAAAGATATGATAACAGCAGCACTTATTATAGGTATGGCTCGGGGAGTAATGATTGTAGCTGATGAAGGCATGATTACAGGAACAATTTTACATGCTGCATCAGAATTTTTGTATGGGGTACCTAAAGGTATGTTTATTATTTTAAATGAACTTGTACAGATATTTATAGGTTTTATTGTGCCCTCTTCATCAGGACATGCAAGTTTAACAATGTCAATGATGGCTCCATTGGCTGATTTTTTAGATATGCCAAGATCGTCAGTTGTATTGGCTATGCAGACAGCATCAGGTTTGGTAAATTTGTTAACGCCAACAAGTGGGGTTATCATGGCTGTATTGGGAATGGCAAGACTTAGTTATGGTAGTTGGTTTAAGTTTGTGATGCCAATTTTTGTGATTGAATTTGTAATATGTATTTTAGTAATAATGGCAAATGTATATTTATAGTATGTACTATTTAAGGAGTTATGTATGAATAAAAGAATTGTAGTAAGCCTTGGAGGAAATGCTTTAGAATGTGGAGATGGAACATTTTGTGAGCAATTGTCAAGGATAGAAAGTAGTGTATGTGGTATAGTGGATTTAATAGAATATGGTTATGAGATAGTGATTAGTCATGGTAATGGTCCTCAAGTGGGAAGAATTTTGCTAGAAAATGAAATGTGCAAGGAGACGCCATTGGCACCACTTGATGTGTGTGTTGGTATGAGTCAAGGGATGATAGGATATTATATTGAGCAGGCATTAAGGAATGAGATCTGTAGGCGGGGAATTAAACGAAAAGTAATAGTAGTGTTGACTCAAGTTTTGGTAGATAAGGAAGATGAGTGTTTTAATAATCCTAGCAAACCTATTGGTCCATTTTATGATAAGATACGAGCAAAAGAGCTTGAGAGTGAGGGATATACTTTAAAAGAAGATAGTGGAAGAGGGTATAGGAGAGTGGTGGCATCACCTAAGCCTATTGAGATTATAGAAATTGAAGAGATAATTGAATTAATTAACAAAGGATGTATAGTTATTGCTTGTGGAGGAGGTGGTATACCTGTTATAAAAGATGAAAGAGGAGTTATTAAGGGAATAAGTGGAGTAATTGATAAGGATTTTGCATCGTCTAAATTAGGACAAGATATAGGAGCAGATCAGTTATTAATCATTACTGCTGTTGAGCAGGTAGCGTTAAATTTTGGCAAAAGCAATGAAAGTTTACTGAGCAAAGTAAGTATTGGTGATTTAGAGAAATATATCAAAGAGAGTCACTTTGCAGCAGGTTCTATGTTGCCTAAAATAGAGGCAAGTATTAACTTTGTAAAGTCTAGAGAGAATAGAGAGGCAATTATTACGTCACTTGATAAAATTATTGAAGGGATAAAGGGAATTAGAGGGACAATTATAACCATGTAGATTGGTTACTAAATATTGACATAGGAAGTTGTATAAGTAAGCATCTATTTTAAAAAGAGTAAAGTTTCAAAATCGATGATCAAGATGAATGGCGGGGATCTTCAAATCAACCCATTCATTTGTATTTGTAATTTCTATTATTAAATTTTGTATTTCATGTATGATATTTGTAGTTTTGTTCAATAATTTTTATCATATTAGTTTTTTAATCATGATACAATAAATTCTTTATAAGAAAATGTTGTAAAATTTGTATCTTTAAATATTTTGAACTAAATGTGTATGTATATTTTGTAAAGGAGCGTTAAAATAGTATGAAAAAGGACAAAATTGATTACAAAAGAGAAATAATTGCTGGAATTACAACATTTTTAAGTATGGGATATATAATAATAGTAAATCCTTTAATATTATCTAATGCGGGAATGCCTATGGGAGCATTGATAACAGCTACATGTATAACAGCTGGGCTTGCTACAATTATGATGGGTGTAGTAACAAATACTCCTTTAGCTTTAGCGTCTGGGATGGGGACCAATGCATTTTTTGCTTTTTCTATTGTAAAAGGAATGAATATACCTTGGGAAGTGGCTTTGGCCGCAGTGTTTGTTGAAGGAATTCTGTTTATTATTTTATCTTTGTCAAAGATTAGAGAAAATATCATAAATGCTATACCAATGAATTTAAAATATTCTATTTCTGTTGGTATTGGATTTTTTATTGCTTTTATTGGTTTAGTTAATAGTAATATTATAGTTAAGAATGAAGCCACATTAATTGGTATCGGTAATTTTATAGATTTACAAGTTTTGATGACATTGTTAGGTTTTCTCTTAATATATATTTTTGAGATGAAGGGTATTAGAGGAAGTATATTATTGTCAATTTGTATTATTACTTTAATATCTTGGGGTTATTGTTTGTTTGATAGAGAATCTGCTATGAGTATTGGATTTAAATTGCCAGATGGATTTTTAAGATACGAATCGTTTTTCCCTATATTTAATAAATTAAATTTTTCTTATATTGTAAATGGAAATTTATGGAATTTTATTTTTATAGTATTTATTTTATTATTTAATGATATTTTTGATACGCTTGGAACTTTAGTGGGAGTTGCTACTAAGGGAAATATGGTTGATAGTGATGGTAATGTACGTAGTGCCGGTAAGATATTATTAGTCGATGCTATTGCTACAACTTTTGGTGCGATTATGGGAGTATCTACTGTTACAACTTATATTGAAAGTTCTACGGGAGTGGCAGCAGGAGGACGTACTGGGGTTACATCAATTATGACAGGAATTTTATTTATATTATCAAT includes:
- a CDS encoding ribonuclease H family protein, with protein sequence MKKYYACILNDKNEKFIFTSWEECKKKIIGQKNKIKSFKTKEEANKWLLKNGEINTCHPKGIYFDSGTGRGQGVEVRVVNEKGISIIDKVVKQDFINDYNNHYVKNFNGISNNYGELLGLYIALKIALQENTKNIFGDSKLVIDYWSKGFYNKNLNKNTIKLIQNVIKLRNIFENSGGQIVLISGNNNIADLGFHKR
- the arcA gene encoding arginine deiminase, which translates into the protein MQYLKPINVFSEIGRLKKVLLHRPGQELENLTPSIMKRLLFDDIPYLNVAIQEHDAFADTLRGHGVEVVYIEDLIRETLSYDDSIKEQFISQFILEAGIRTENKTRALKDYFCNMSVNDMISNMIAGVTRDDLKNYKSDSLNYLVNSEYPLIIDPMPNILFTRDPFASIGHGVTINRMSTKTRHRETIFAEYIFKYHPIYKDNVPIWYNRDEDTTLEGGDELVLSRDVLAIGVSERTESESVEKVARKLFEQKTSFNTILAFQIPQSRAYMHLDTVFTQIDHTTFTSFISDDMKFTIYALTYDVSSGSIKVKSEKAKLEDILGFYLGCKVNIIKCAGGDLIHGAREQWNDGANTLAIAPGEVIVYSRNHMTNKLLEEFGIKVYQIPSSELSRGRGGPRCMSMPLIREDI
- the argF gene encoding ornithine carbamoyltransferase, coding for MYNLQDSLRNRSFLRLLDFTQDDIKYLLDLSHKLKKVKQSGVEEQKLKGKNIVIIFEKDSTRTRCAFEVAAYDQGAHVTYLGPTGSQIGKKESIADTARVLGRMYDAIEFRGFSQEAVEDLARYSNVPVYNGLTDIAHPTQILADFMTIEEHKGCLKGLKMVFCGDGRNNMANSLMEGCSIMGMDFRIFAPTELFPDPELVAKTKLIADKSGGSIIISSSIEETVRDVDVVYTDVWVSMGETNWDERIKLLRPYQVNSELMQLAKKDAIFMHCLPAFHDLNTVVGREVFEKYGLKGIEVTHDVFESDRSVVFDEAENRLHTIKAVMVGTLG
- a CDS encoding YfcC family protein codes for the protein MVQKNKMPSSFTIVFALIVFMTILTYIVPAGEFHKENREVNGNLQEVVVAGTYHAVDRASRGFWDGIFIILTAMAKGMEHAVEVIVFVLIVGGAYGIILGTGAVDAGIAAAIKKMGNKDRLLIPLMMFIFSIGGTTTGMYEETLPFYLIMIPLVIALGYDSVVAVAIIGLGAGVGTMASTINPFATGIASAIAGIEIKDGFYFRIVLYIVSVFVAIAYVLIYAIRVKNDPKRSIVYSQREENYNLFVKGRSDDKSDSMPEFTNRRKMVLVLYGIMVVFLIYSILELGWWMQEMTMLYLGTAILSAFICKMNESKMWDTFVEGAKDMITAALIIGMARGVMIVADEGMITGTILHAASEFLYGVPKGMFIILNELVQIFIGFIVPSSSGHASLTMSMMAPLADFLDMPRSSVVLAMQTASGLVNLLTPTSGVIMAVLGMARLSYGSWFKFVMPIFVIEFVICILVIMANVYL
- the arcC gene encoding carbamate kinase, with the translated sequence MNKRIVVSLGGNALECGDGTFCEQLSRIESSVCGIVDLIEYGYEIVISHGNGPQVGRILLENEMCKETPLAPLDVCVGMSQGMIGYYIEQALRNEICRRGIKRKVIVVLTQVLVDKEDECFNNPSKPIGPFYDKIRAKELESEGYTLKEDSGRGYRRVVASPKPIEIIEIEEIIELINKGCIVIACGGGGIPVIKDERGVIKGISGVIDKDFASSKLGQDIGADQLLIITAVEQVALNFGKSNESLLSKVSIGDLEKYIKESHFAAGSMLPKIEASINFVKSRENREAIITSLDKIIEGIKGIRGTIITM
- a CDS encoding NCS2 family permease; the protein is MKKDKIDYKREIIAGITTFLSMGYIIIVNPLILSNAGMPMGALITATCITAGLATIMMGVVTNTPLALASGMGTNAFFAFSIVKGMNIPWEVALAAVFVEGILFIILSLSKIRENIINAIPMNLKYSISVGIGFFIAFIGLVNSNIIVKNEATLIGIGNFIDLQVLMTLLGFLLIYIFEMKGIRGSILLSICIITLISWGYCLFDRESAMSIGFKLPDGFLRYESFFPIFNKLNFSYIVNGNLWNFIFIVFILLFNDIFDTLGTLVGVATKGNMVDSDGNVRSAGKILLVDAIATTFGAIMGVSTVTTYIESSTGVAAGGRTGVTSIMTGILFILSIFFAPLFIAVPTSAISATLIYVGFLMCKEIKNIDFTNMKEAIPSFLILLLIPLTYNIASGIGIGITFYVIMSLLYNFLRKEYVNVSPIIIVLSCVFVLKLLLSS